Proteins encoded together in one Juglans regia cultivar Chandler chromosome 9, Walnut 2.0, whole genome shotgun sequence window:
- the LOC108993758 gene encoding protein KINESIN LIGHT CHAIN-RELATED 1-like, whose amino-acid sequence MPGLVSVKSPPDSTPLRVSVPDAQRSEPVNSKPPSPLPKRLPSPSSSRSKFSPRKPPPETPTLDLNPNSDSALDNPDLGPFLLKLARDTIASGEGPTRALDYALRASQSFERCATADGEPSLDLAMSLHVLAAIYCSLGRFEEAVPVLERAIRVPDPPRGADHALAAFSGYMQLGDTYSMLGQVDKSIVSYEEGLKIQIEALGESDPRVGETCRYLSEAHVQAMEFDRAEELCKKTLEIHRVHSEPASLEEATDRRLMALIVEAKGDYETALEHLVLASMAMIANGQDSEVAAIDVSIGSIYMSLCRYDEALFSYQKALTVFKSSKGDNHPSVASVFVHLADLYHRTGKLRDSKSYCENALKIYAKPVPGATAEDIAGGLTEISAIYESVDEPEEALKLLQKAMKMLEDKPGQQSTIVGIEARMGVMFYMVGRYEEARNSFESAIAKLRACGERKSAFFGVVLNQMGLASVQLFKIDEAAELFEEARGILEQECGPFHQDTIGVYGNLAATYDAMGRVNDAIEILEYVLKLREEKLGIANPDFEEEKRRLAELLKEAGRTRDRKAKSLENLIDPNSKKTKKEVMKKWPSLGFRI is encoded by the exons ATGCCGGGCCTAGTCTCCGTTAAGTCCCCGCCGGACTCTACGCCGCTCCGTGTTTCAGTCCCCGATGCCCAAAGATCCGAGCCCGTCAACTCTAAACCTCCCTCCCCGCTCCCTAAGAGacttccttctccttcttcttcccgATCCAAATTCTCTCCCAGGAAGCCCCCGCCAGAGACCCCCACCCTGGATCTCAACCCCAACTCCGACTCTGCACTTGACAACCCGGATCTCGGCCCTTTCCTCCTCAAACTTGCCCGTGACACTATCGCTTCCGGCGAGGGCCCCACCAGGGCTTTGGACTACGCGCTCCGTGCTTCCCAGTCGTTCGAGCGGTGCGCTACGGCCGACGGCGAGCCTAGCCTGGACCTTGCGATGAGCCTTCACGTTTTGGCAGCGATATACTGCAGCCTTGGCCGCTTCGAGGAGGCGGTCCCCGTCCTGGAGAGGGCGATTCGGGTCCCCGACCCTCCGAGAGGTGCGGATCACGCGCTTGCCGCGTTCTCGGGTTACATGCAGCTCGGGGACACGTACTCGATGCTCGGACAGGTCGATAAATCCATCGTCTCCTACGAAGAAGGGCTTAAGATCCAGATCGAGGCCCTGGGGGAGTCGGATCCGAGAGTCGGAGAGACTTGCAG GTACTTATCAGAGGCCCACGTTCAAGCAATGGAGTTTGATAGAGCAGAAGAGTTGTGCAAGAAAACTCTTGAAATTCATCGCGTGCACAGTGAACCAGCATCTCTTGAAGAAGCAACTGATCGTCGGCTGATGGCTCTCATAGTTGAGGCAAAAGGAGACTATGAAACAGCCCTTGAGCACCTTGTCCTTGCCAGCATGGCAATGATTGCAAACGGACAAGACAGTGAGGTTGCTGCTATTGATGTCAGCATTGGCAGCATTTACATGTCTCTCTGTCGCTATGATGAGGCTCTATTTTCCTACCAGAAGGCCCTTACCGTTTTCAAATCATCAAAGGGTGACAACCACCCTTCTGTTGCCTCTGTTTTTGTACATCTTGCTGACCTATATCACAGAACCGGAAAGCTCCGAGACTCCAAATCCTACTGTGAAAATGCCCTGAAGATATATGCAAAGCCTGTGCCTGGAGCTACAGCAGAAGACATTGCTGGCGGGTTGACTGAGATATCTGCCATTTATGAGTCTGTGGATGAGCCTGAGGAGGCTCTGAAGCTTCTGCAGAAGGCAATGAAAATGTTGGAGGATAAACCAGGACAGCAAAGCACAATTGTGGGAATAGAAGCACGAATGGGAGTGATGTTTTACATGGTTGGGAGGTATGAAGAAGCAAGGAACTCTTTTGAGAGTGCTATAGCAAAACTTAGAGCCTGTGGGGAGAGGAAGTCAGCCTTCTTTGGGGTTGTCTTGAACCAAATGGGATTGGCTTCTGTACAGTTGTTCAAGATAGACGAGGCGGCTGAGTTGTTCGAAGAAGCAAGGGGGATTCTGGAACAGGAGTGTGGCCCATTCCATCAAGATACCATTGGAGTATATGGCAATCTTGCGGCAACTTATGATGCCATGGGGAG GGTAAATGATGCAATTGAAATTCTGGAGTATGTCCTTAAGCTAAGAGAAGAAAAGCTTGGAATTGCAAATCCCGACtttgaagaagagaagagaaggctAGCCGAGCTCCTGAAAGAAGCAGGCAGGACGCGAGACAGAAAAGCGAAATCTCTGGAAAATCTCATCGATCCCAACTCCAAGAAGACGAAGAAAGAAGTGATGAAGAAGTGGCCTAGCTTGGGTTTTcgaatttga
- the LOC108993759 gene encoding bidirectional sugar transporter SWEET4-like — translation MVSADAARTVVGILGNIISLFLFLSPVKTFIQIWKEGSVQNYSPAPYLATLMNCMVWTLYGLPMVHSHSTLLVTINGSGSAIQLAYVILFLIYSDRQKRLRVFLVLLLELFFISLLTVLVLTRVHTHKDRSMIVGIISIFFSVMMYASPLVVMKLVITTRSVEFMPFFLSFTSFANGLAWTAYAFIPFDPFIAVPNAVGSMFGLAQLILYATFYRSTKLVIGERKHKSEVDLSEVVVVIAAEDSRKVGSAPQDGGASETNGT, via the exons ATGGTTTCTGCAGATGCTGCTCGAACTGTAGTTGGTATCCTAG gaaacATTATCTCACTCTTCTTGTTCTTATCCCCAGT GAAAACATTTATTCAAATATGGAAGGAAGGTTCAGTGCAGAACTACTCACCAGCACCATACCTTGCAACCCTGATGAACTGCATGGTCTGGACCTTGTACGGCCTTCCCATGGTGCACAGCCATAGCACACTATTGGTGACCATTAACGGGTCGGGTTCTGCCATTCAGCTCGCATACGTAATCCTCTTCTTGATTTACTCGGACAGGCAAAAGAGGCTGAGAGTTTTTCTGGTGTTGCTACTTGAACTGTTCTTTATCAGCCTTCTCACGGTTTTAGTTCTAACTCGTGTCCATACGCACAAAGACCGATCTATGATTGTCGGTATCATAAGCATTTTCTTCAGCGTCATGATGTATGCTTCTCCATTGGTTGTCATG AAATTGGTGATTACCACCAGAAGTGTGGAGTTTATGCCATTTTTCCTCTCCTTCACTTCCTTTGCCAATGGTCTTGCCTGGACTGCTTATGCTTTTATCCCTTTCGACCCTTTCATCGCT GTACCAAATGCTGTGGGATCAATGTTTGGGCTGGCACAGTTGATTCTCTATGCCACGTTCTACAGATCCACAAAGCTAGTGATCGgagaaagaaaacacaaaagCGAGGTGGATTTGTcagaggtggtggtggtgattgcTGCAGAAGACTCCAGGAAGGTAGGCAGTGCACCTCAGGACGGTGGTGCTTCTGAAACCAATGGTACATGA
- the LOC108993757 gene encoding protein NLP6-like: MELEVEPYRPIRIISLSPTNQIPEIETASKMCGPEELNSCGLPPKSTGPQVVEEEEEEEEQEEEEEEAAAEEERVVEALIMDFDDLDGSWPLDQVSSVSDHNDDDKNNNQYPMSPLYLSCSDQAFSPLWAFLDGNDDASHATSAPPVCSALFPGTTIPVAERPVVNNFDDSRLPFPLMGLTPQENPDGCFVIKERMTLALRYFKDLTEQNVLAQVWVPVKNGSRYVLTTSGQPFVLDPHSNGLNQYRMVSQTYVFPVDEDNNGLLGLPGRVFCQRVPEWTPNVQYYSMLEYPRRNHAQNFNVRGSLALPVFEPSGESCVGVLELILTSAKINYAPEVDKVCKALEAVNLKSSQILDHPNTQICNEGRQNALAEILGILTVVCETHKLPLAQTWVPCMHRNILAYGGGLKKSCTSFDGSCMAQICMSTPDVALYVVDSQMWRFREACVQHHLKKGQGVAGRAFLSRSSCFCGNITLFCKTNYPLVHYARMFGLAGCFAICLRSTHTGDDDYILEFFLPPGITDFYEQQILLGSLLATMKQHFQSLKVASDIELEEEVSVEIVQVSEDGVDSRIESIRIPLSTKSTPRPDGLLDMGDMVQDSPKQQLMVHLDDINDKGTDVKNGGGSINNFSSLDIKEMKNKSQRKRGKTEKSISLEVLQQYFAGSLKDAAKSLGVCPTTMKRICRQHGISRWPSRKINKVNRSLTKLKRVIESVQGAEGTFSLNSLNPSPLPIRSNQQTSPCFKHSEPHEKNESPTRITLKSDEQDGMEDLLQGGRTFSPEKLVHDHSRSPPEVGKGSNGSKARSGSCEESAGTPTSHGSCQGGPPVESTALAKHLYVSSINDQCVKAGGDSPELAYPPTGPPNISAAYSLPDGILMTEPQETFGGMLIEDAGSSKDLRNLCPSVADAVLDEQAPEFCLPNPPCPNQSMPTLAPTTPHVTARKEMKNVTIKATYKEDIIRFRISLSSGILELKEEVAKRLKLEVGTFDIKYLDDDLEWVLIACDADLQECMDIPRSSGSNIIRLLVQDTISNLGSSCESSWD; this comes from the exons ATGGAACTGGAAGTGGAACCATACCGTCCGATTCGGATTATCTCTCTGTCTCCGACAAACCAAATCCCGGAAATAGAAACTGCGAGTAAAATGTGCGGACCGGAGGAACTGAACTCCTGCGGCTTACCTCCCAAGTCAACGGGACCACAGgtagtggaggaggaggaggaagaagaagaacaagaggaggaggaggaggaggcggcGGCGGAAGAAGAGAGAGTGGTGGAGGCGTTGATCATGGACTTCGATGATCTCGATGGTTCCTGGCCGTTGGATCAGGTCTCCTCTGTCTCCGATCACAACGACGATGATAAGAACAATAACCAGTACCCCATGTCACCGCTTTACCTCTCCTGCTCTGACCAGGCCTTCTCTCCTCTATGGGCTTTCCTTGACGGAAACGACGACGCATCGCATGCCACCTCAGCTCCCCCGGTCTGCTCTGCCTTGTTCCCCG GCACTACCATTCCAGTAGCTGAAAGGCCAGTGGTGAATAATTTCGACGACAGTAGACTCCCATTTCCACTTATGGGACTGACACCCCAAGAAAATCCAGACGGGTGTTTTGTAATCAAGGAGAGAATGACACTAGCACTTCGGTACTTCAAAGATTTGACTGAACAAAATGTTCTAGCGCAGGTTTGGGTACCCGTAAAGAATGGGAGTCGGTATGTGCTCACAACGTCAGGGCAGCCTTTTGTTCTTGATCCACATAGCAATGGACTTAATCAGTATAGGATGGTCTCTCAGACGTATGTTTTTCCTGTGGATGAGGATAACAATGGACTCCTTGGGCTTCCTGGCCGTGTTTTCTGCCAAAGGGTACCAGAATGGACTCCAAATGTGCAGTATTACTCCATGCTGGAATATCCACGTCGTAATCATGCCCAGAATTTTAATGTTCGGGGAAGCTTGGCATTGCCTGTATTTGAGCCTTCTGGCGAGTCCTGCGTTGGTGTACTTGAGCTCATCTTGACTTCAGCAAAGATCAACTATGCACCTGAAGTTGATAAAGTCTGCAAAGCACTCGAG GCAGTAAATCTGAAAAGTTCCCAGATCTTGGATCATCCAAACACACAG ATCTGCAATGAAGGTCGTCAGAATGCATTGGCTGAAATTTTGGGGATATTGACTGTGGTGTGTGAAACTCATAAATTACCTTTGGCCCAGACTTGGGTTCCATGCATGCATCGTAATATCCTGGCCTATGGTGGTGGTCTGAAGAAGAGCTGTACTAGCTTTGATGGTAGTTGCATGGCACAAATATGCATGTCCACCCCTGATGTGGCACTCTATGTGGTAGATTCTCAAATGTGGCGTTTCCGGGAGGCCTGTGTTCAGCATCACTTGAAAAAGGGTCAGGGAGTTGCGGGGAGAGCATTTTTGTCCCGTAGCTCATGTTTCTGTGGAAACATTACTCTCTTCTGCAAAACTAATTACCCCTTAGTCCACTATGCACGCATGTTTGGGTTGGCCGGCTGTTTTGCAATATGCTTACGTAGCACTCATACTGGAGATGATGATTACATTCTAGAATTTTTTCTGCCCCCTGGCATTACAGACTTCTATGAACAACAGATATTATTGGGCTCCTTGTTGGCAACCATGAAGCAGCATTTCCAGAGTCTTAAGGTTGCTTCAGATATTGAACTTGAAGAGGAAGTATCTGTCGAGATCGTTCAAGTTTCTGAGGATGGAGTTGATTCAAGAATTGAATCAATACGAATCCCGCTATCTACAAAATCAACGCCTAGGCCTGATGGCTTGCTGGATATGGGAGATATGGTGCAGGATTCACCCAAACAGCAATTAATGGTGCACTTGGATGACATAAATGATAAGGGCACTGATGTTAAGAATGGTGGTGGAAGcatcaataatttttcttctttagatATTAaggagatgaaaaataaatcacagAGAAAACGTGGCAAAACTGAGAAATCAATTAGCCTTGAAGTTCTCCAACAATATTTTGCTGGCAGTCTTAAGGATGCTGCAAAGAGCCTTGGTG TTTGCCCTACTACAATGAAGCGCATCTGTAGGCAGCATGGAATCTCCCGATGGCCGTCTCGCAAGATCAACAAGGTCAACCGTTCCCTCACTAAGCTAAAGCGTGTAATTGAATCTGTTCAAGGTGCTGAAGGAACATTTAGTTTAAATTCACTCAAccccagtccacttcccatcaGATCCAATCAACAAACCTCACCATGCTTTAAGCACTCTGAACCTCACGAAAAGAACGAGTCACCCACCAGAATAACACTCAAAAGCGATGAACAGGATGGCATGGAAGATCTCTTGCAAGGAGGAAGAACCTTTAGTCCGGAGAAACTTGTTCATGATCATAGTAGGTCTCCACCAGAGGTTGGTAAAGGCTCAAACGGGTCCAAAGCAAGGAGTGGCTCATGTGAAGAAAGTGCCGGGACCCCTACTTCACATGGTTCATGCCAAGGTGGCCCCCCAGTTGAAAGCACAGCACTGGCAAAACATCTATATGTTTCTTCCATCAATGATCAATGTGTTAAAGCTGGGGGGGACTCCCCTGAATTGGCATATCCACCCACAGGTCCACCGAATATATCTGCTGCATACTCATTACCCGATGGTATTTTGATGACAGAACCTCAAGAAACATTTGGAGGAATGCTGATTGAGGATGCTGGAAGTTCAAAAGACTTGAGAAATCTGTGTCCTTCAGTAGCAGATGCTGTATTGGATGAGCAGGCCCCAGAATTTTGTTTGCCTAACCCTCCTTGTCCTAACCAATCTATGCCTACTCTTGCTCCTACAACCCCACATGTTACAGCACGGAAAGAGATGAAGAATGTGACAATAAAGGCAACATATAAGGAAGATATTATTAGGTTTAGGATCTCTTTGAGTTCGGGTATTTTGGAGTTGAAAGAAGAAGTGGCAAAGAGGTTGAAACTGGAGGTGGGCACATTTGATATCAAGTATCTGGATGATGATCTCGAGTGGGTATTGATAGCCTGCGATGCAGACCTGCAGGAGTGCATGGATATTCCAAGATCGTCTGGCAGCAATATAATCAGGCTTTTGGTTCAAGATACGATCTCCAATTTGGGGAGCTCCTGTGAGAGCTCTTGGGATTGA
- the LOC108993796 gene encoding 26S proteasome non-ATPase regulatory subunit 8 homolog A-like, with the protein MDPKLTEVSQFFERFKAAFVRQDFDTCSRLLSQLKVLLTQFRSLPPLFEGTPNAIHELSLARDIYEQAVILSVKIEDQDAFERDFFQLKPYYTDVGNVLPPSPQEYPILGLNLLRLLVQNRIAEFHTELELLSSTALENPCIKHAVELEQSFMEGAYNRVLSARQKVPHETYVYFMDLLAKTVRDEIAGCSEKAYDYLSINDARQMLLFSSDRELLEYINEDHPEWEMKNSSVFFQKAKESAPCKEIPSLQLINQTLSYARELERIV; encoded by the exons ATGGATCCGAAGCTCACAGAGGTCTCACAGTTCTTCGAGCGCTTCAAAGCCGCGTTCGTCAGACAGGACTTCGATACCTGCAGCAGACTCCTCTCCCAACTCAAG GTCTTGCTGACACAATTCAGAAGCCTCCCACCTCTGTTTGAAGGAACGCCTAATGCAATCCATGAACTAAGCTTAGCAA GGGATATATATGAGCAAGCTGTTATTCTCAGTGTGAAGATCGAGGATCAAGATGCATTTGAGAGGGATTTCTTTCAGTTGAAGCCTTATTACACAGATGTTGG CAATGTCCTACCACCATCGCCTCAGGAGTATCCAATCTTAGGTCTCAACTTATTGAGACTCCTTGTGCAAAATAGAATTGCTGAATTCCACACTGAACTGGAACTTCTTTCATCAACTGCTTTGGAGAATCCTTGCATCAAGCATGCAGTGGAGTTGGAGCAATCCTTCATGGAAGGGGCTTACAACCGTGTGTTGAGTGCTCGGCAGAAGGTGCCACACGAGACTTATGTCTACTTCATGGATCTTCTGGCAAAGACAGTCAG AGATGAAATAGCTGGATGTAGTGAGAAGGCATATGATTATCTTTCAATTAATGATGCACGGCAAATGCTGCTGTTCTCTTCTGACCGAGAACTGTTGGAATACATCAACGAG GATCATCCTGAGTGGGAGATGAAGAATAGTTCTGTATTTTTCCAGAAGGCAAAAGAATCTGCACCGTGCAAGGAAATACCTTCTCTGCAATTGATCAACCAGACACTCAGTTATGCGAGAGAGTTGGAGCGTATTGTGTAA